The proteins below are encoded in one region of Bacteroidota bacterium:
- a CDS encoding DinB family protein, which translates to MAADATRYPEPTEYAPYYRTYVSLVPKEDILATLNRQKDETLRLLRGIPQSQEQFRYAPGKWSIRELLGHVIDSERVFSYRALRISRNDKTPLPGFEQEPYIQFGNYDACPLAELSEEFSHVRQATTALFKHLSDEAWLRSGTASNAEVSVRALAYIIAGHEVHHRNILQTKYL; encoded by the coding sequence ATGGCTGCAGATGCAACCCGCTATCCCGAACCAACTGAATACGCCCCCTACTACCGGACGTACGTCTCTCTCGTTCCAAAGGAAGACATTCTCGCAACGCTCAACCGTCAGAAGGATGAGACTCTTCGGCTGCTGCGCGGCATCCCGCAATCGCAGGAGCAATTCCGCTATGCGCCGGGCAAATGGAGTATCAGGGAACTCCTTGGACATGTGATTGATTCCGAGCGAGTGTTTTCCTACAGGGCGTTGCGCATTTCCCGCAACGATAAGACTCCGCTTCCGGGATTTGAGCAAGAGCCGTACATCCAGTTCGGCAACTACGATGCATGTCCGCTTGCCGAGCTTTCAGAGGAGTTCTCGCATGTCCGGCAGGCAACGACAGCATTGTTCAAGCATCTCAGTGATGAGGCTTGGCTCAGGAGTGGCACTGCAAGCAACGCCGAAGTTTCCGTCCGGGCGCTTGCGTATATTATTGCAGGGCACGAGGTGCATCATAGGAATATCTTGCAAACGAAGTACCTGTAA
- a CDS encoding DUF3037 domain-containing protein yields MPANDLFEYAIIRIVPRVEREEFLNAGILLFCPAQEFLRIAYELNEEKLRAFSEAVDIGAIKEQLRAFEQVCAGGEQAGAIGKLPPGERFRWLTAPRSTIVQTSPVHTGLCGNAEETLTHLLVTLVR; encoded by the coding sequence GTGCCCGCGAACGATCTGTTTGAATACGCCATCATCCGCATTGTGCCGCGGGTCGAGCGGGAGGAATTCCTCAACGCGGGCATTCTTCTTTTCTGTCCGGCACAGGAATTCCTGCGCATCGCATACGAGCTGAACGAAGAGAAATTGCGTGCGTTCAGCGAGGCAGTAGATATTGGCGCAATCAAGGAACAGCTTCGCGCATTTGAGCAGGTTTGCGCCGGAGGCGAACAGGCTGGGGCAATCGGCAAACTTCCGCCAGGCGAGCGGTTTCGCTGGCTCACTGCGCCCCGCAGCACGATTGTGCAAACGTCACCGGTTCATACGGGATTGTGCGGGAATGCTGAAGAGACGCTCACGCATTTGCTGGTAACTTTAGTGAGATAG
- a CDS encoding aminotransferase class I and II codes for MPHPPTIRTVNVTRYVTPLREGSSLPAIVEADDDGLYVLKFRGAGQGVKALIAELIAGEIARTLGLRVPEIVFATLDVELSRLEPDPEIQDLLRASAGLNLAIDYLPGAVAFNPVVTAVESRLASQIVWLDIYLTNVDRTPRNANLLVWHKNIWLIDHGASLYFHHVPQNWNSVEAVSRRPFEQVKDHILLNEAHELAAVDEEMRASLPHERLSEIVRLIPDEWLTGAAVGTEFSAEDLRRLYTAFLTERLRSSNIFLEEARRARERSV; via the coding sequence GTGCCCCATCCCCCGACAATCCGAACCGTCAACGTTACGCGCTACGTTACGCCGTTGCGCGAAGGGAGTTCTCTGCCCGCCATCGTCGAAGCGGATGACGACGGGCTGTATGTGCTGAAGTTTCGCGGCGCCGGACAGGGTGTCAAGGCCCTGATTGCCGAACTCATTGCCGGGGAAATTGCACGCACGCTCGGGCTTCGCGTTCCGGAGATTGTTTTTGCGACACTCGATGTCGAACTGAGCCGTCTTGAGCCTGACCCGGAGATTCAGGACTTGCTGCGCGCGAGCGCCGGGCTGAATCTCGCAATAGACTATCTGCCCGGGGCGGTAGCATTCAACCCCGTTGTAACAGCTGTGGAAAGCCGTCTCGCTTCGCAGATTGTGTGGTTGGACATTTATCTGACTAACGTTGACAGAACACCGCGCAACGCCAACTTGCTTGTGTGGCACAAGAACATCTGGCTTATTGATCACGGGGCATCGCTCTACTTCCATCACGTCCCGCAGAACTGGAACTCGGTAGAAGCTGTAAGCCGCCGTCCGTTTGAACAGGTGAAGGATCATATCCTTCTCAACGAAGCTCATGAGCTTGCAGCCGTCGATGAAGAGATGAGGGCAAGCCTCCCTCACGAACGCCTTTCGGAAATTGTGCGGCTGATTCCCGACGAATGGTTGACCGGGGCTGCTGTTGGTACGGAGTTCTCTGCTGAAGATTTGCGGCGGCTCTACACTGCATTTCTGACGGAACGATTACGATCATCAAACATTTTTCTCGAGGAGGCACGCCGTGCCCGCGAACGATCTGTTTGA
- a CDS encoding homocysteine S-methyltransferase family protein, which yields MRRILTEMLAKKSPLILSGAMGTELERRGIDIGLPLWSANALVHHPEVGLQIHKDYIQAGADIIVTNTFRTNQRVFKNANLPDHSLELTTKAVQLARQARDTFPDREILIAGCIAPVEDCYHPELVPNENDLLAEHTELAGRLAELGVDFFLVETMTTIREAYAACKAAKATGKEVVVSFTCKKDGTLYGGEQLTDAIKAIAELQPTMFSLNCISPRYLTPLIHQLKSVIGNLQSPIPFAVYGNIGKPEVREGAMARDVDEKEYARFALEWRNLGASVIGGCCGTTPEYIRRIASIL from the coding sequence ATGCGCCGGATATTGACAGAAATGTTGGCAAAGAAATCGCCGTTGATTCTCAGCGGCGCGATGGGGACAGAGCTTGAGCGTCGCGGCATCGATATCGGGTTGCCGTTGTGGTCTGCCAATGCGTTGGTACATCATCCCGAAGTGGGGTTGCAGATTCATAAGGATTATATCCAAGCGGGCGCTGACATTATCGTCACGAACACCTTCCGAACCAACCAACGCGTGTTCAAGAACGCCAATCTTCCCGATCATTCACTTGAACTGACGACAAAGGCGGTGCAACTTGCACGGCAAGCGCGAGACACATTCCCCGATCGTGAGATTCTGATTGCAGGTTGCATTGCGCCTGTTGAGGATTGTTACCATCCGGAGTTGGTCCCGAACGAAAACGATCTGCTGGCGGAACACACAGAGCTTGCCGGACGTCTTGCAGAACTCGGCGTTGATTTCTTTCTGGTCGAGACGATGACGACAATTCGCGAAGCGTACGCAGCATGCAAAGCGGCAAAGGCAACGGGCAAGGAAGTGGTAGTCAGCTTCACATGCAAGAAGGATGGAACACTTTACGGCGGCGAGCAACTAACCGATGCAATCAAAGCAATTGCTGAACTTCAACCGACGATGTTTTCGCTGAACTGCATTTCGCCGCGTTATCTTACACCGCTCATCCATCAACTGAAATCCGTAATCGGTAATCTCCAATCACCAATCCCCTTCGCAGTCTATGGCAACATCGGTAAGCCTGAGGTTCGTGAGGGGGCAATGGCTCGCGATGTTGATGAGAAGGAATACGCCCGGTTTGCGCTCGAATGGCGAAATCTCGGGGCATCCGTCATCGGCGGATGTTGCGGTACGACGCCGGAGTATATCAGACGGATTGCATCCATCCTCTGA
- a CDS encoding DUF4230 domain-containing protein, with product MVILSTDNLIPKMMNSKHSKLMIAGGIGLLLAAIAAYIVFVRIPTDLATNVANGIKEAFNFTPRVQINETVVIEQNTPILEIATVARDMMVEYSWSHQWLGSTKTIALRGTFTAKAGFDLHEPFTITIRKYPLRVDADMPAPKLLSVEMNSYKIILDENGWWNRISDADRETAVQELHRIAREKAQNSGMLAEARSTIEQRIKEIVERNGAMVEFKYPWQE from the coding sequence ATGGTTATATTATCCACAGACAATCTCATCCCAAAAATGATGAACTCAAAACACTCGAAGCTGATGATAGCGGGCGGAATCGGATTGCTGCTCGCAGCGATAGCCGCTTACATTGTGTTTGTAAGAATCCCGACAGATCTTGCGACCAATGTGGCCAACGGCATCAAGGAAGCATTCAACTTCACGCCGAGAGTTCAAATCAACGAAACCGTCGTCATCGAACAAAACACGCCGATTCTTGAAATTGCGACGGTCGCACGGGATATGATGGTGGAGTATTCATGGTCGCATCAATGGTTAGGAAGCACGAAGACGATTGCGCTGCGCGGAACATTCACGGCAAAAGCCGGATTTGACTTGCACGAGCCTTTCACCATCACCATCCGAAAGTATCCGTTGAGAGTCGATGCCGACATGCCCGCACCAAAACTTCTGTCGGTTGAGATGAATTCCTACAAAATCATTCTTGATGAAAATGGTTGGTGGAACAGAATCTCCGACGCCGACAGGGAAACGGCGGTGCAAGAACTTCATCGCATTGCCCGCGAAAAAGCGCAGAACTCCGGCATGCTTGCCGAAGCCCGCTCGACCATTGAGCAGCGCATCAAGGAGATTGTGGAGCGGAACGGCGCAATGGTGGAATTCAAATATCCCTGGCAGGAGTAA
- a CDS encoding S8 family serine peptidase, with translation MFSPKCPICKQYVEQLLHDFTGNGEEAVVKKMEARYPSWSVYQGMCERCLYLNEFESADDHFLPDPDFVPDGRSSGETAVRSTLFRNRVSNEFALLPTPLRLNADPRFRGRGITIAFIDSGFYPHPDLAKQRNRIKAIVDVTNEKRRRSYFNKPHVESWHGTMTSVAAAGDGWLSKGMYRGIASEADVVLIKVMDAKSGWINTENITRGIRWAIDHAEEFNIRIISLSVADDEPVSSKESPVDQAVEEAVAQGIVVVTAVGNNPSKPIIPPASSPSAITVGGLNDQNEIWKNFRTMFHSTYGTTVDGYSKPELIAPAIWVAGPILPGTDQFKEAPFLFKLLDFSPRMAEKLLARNRKNLPSAPKELKREKIHSWVKGRIGEMKYIAPHYKHVDGTSFASPIVSSVVAQMLEANPDLTPGEVKHILMETAEPLKNAPEEQQGRGVLNPRAAVERALKKRHASLQAGVHAVDGRLLFVYHNRVPRTVAVAGSFNNWNAQALRLQESAEGWWSVWLPKPRPGKHQYKYVIDSAVWLEDPANKEKEPDGMGGWNSTLDVA, from the coding sequence ATGTTCTCTCCCAAATGTCCGATTTGCAAGCAGTACGTTGAGCAACTTCTGCATGACTTCACCGGCAACGGCGAAGAAGCGGTTGTGAAGAAGATGGAAGCGCGCTATCCCTCCTGGTCTGTATATCAGGGAATGTGCGAGCGTTGCCTGTACTTGAATGAATTTGAATCGGCGGATGATCACTTCCTTCCCGATCCCGACTTTGTACCCGACGGGAGATCGTCCGGTGAAACGGCTGTTCGCAGCACACTCTTCCGCAATCGTGTCTCCAATGAGTTCGCATTACTTCCCACACCGCTCCGGCTCAACGCCGACCCGCGTTTCAGGGGAAGAGGAATTACCATTGCGTTCATCGACTCGGGCTTCTACCCGCACCCCGATCTTGCAAAGCAGCGCAATCGCATCAAGGCGATTGTTGATGTCACGAACGAAAAACGGCGGCGAAGTTACTTCAACAAGCCGCATGTCGAAAGCTGGCACGGCACGATGACCTCCGTTGCTGCGGCAGGTGACGGCTGGCTATCGAAAGGAATGTATCGCGGCATCGCGTCGGAGGCGGATGTTGTTTTGATCAAGGTGATGGATGCAAAATCCGGTTGGATCAACACCGAAAACATCACCCGCGGCATCCGTTGGGCAATCGATCATGCGGAGGAATTCAATATCCGCATCATCAGCCTCTCGGTTGCAGATGATGAGCCGGTGTCGTCAAAGGAAAGTCCGGTTGATCAAGCAGTAGAAGAGGCAGTAGCACAGGGAATTGTCGTCGTTACGGCAGTCGGCAACAATCCCTCGAAGCCGATCATCCCGCCGGCGAGTTCGCCATCGGCAATCACAGTCGGCGGACTGAACGATCAAAACGAAATCTGGAAGAACTTTCGCACGATGTTTCACTCGACCTACGGCACCACAGTTGACGGTTACTCGAAACCTGAACTGATTGCGCCGGCAATCTGGGTTGCGGGGCCTATTCTTCCGGGAACCGACCAGTTCAAGGAGGCGCCGTTTCTCTTCAAACTCCTTGACTTCTCACCGCGCATGGCGGAAAAGCTGCTCGCACGCAACCGGAAGAATCTCCCCTCAGCTCCCAAGGAATTGAAGAGAGAGAAAATTCATTCATGGGTGAAGGGGAGAATCGGGGAGATGAAATACATCGCCCCTCACTACAAGCATGTCGATGGCACATCGTTCGCATCGCCGATTGTCAGCTCGGTCGTGGCGCAGATGCTTGAAGCAAACCCCGATCTCACGCCGGGCGAAGTGAAACACATCCTGATGGAAACAGCCGAGCCGCTGAAGAATGCGCCGGAAGAGCAGCAAGGGCGCGGCGTACTCAATCCCCGCGCAGCAGTCGAGCGGGCGCTGAAAAAGCGGCATGCCTCGCTGCAAGCGGGCGTACATGCCGTTGACGGGCGACTTCTTTTTGTGTATCACAATCGTGTTCCGCGGACTGTTGCTGTCGCAGGAAGTTTCAACAATTGGAACGCTCAGGCGTTGCGGTTGCAGGAATCCGCCGAAGGCTGGTGGAGTGTCTGGCTGCCAAAACCCCGGCCGGGAAAGCATCAGTACAAGTACGTGATTGACAGCGCCGTTTGGTTGGAAGATCCTGCCAACAAAGAAAAAGAGCCTGACGGTATGGGAGGATGGAACAGCACACTTGATGTTGCCTGA
- a CDS encoding glucose-6-phosphate dehydrogenase assembly protein OpcA, producing the protein MRPEEKTQLLGEPREVDIVAIERELASLWKNAAEDPGDGNSAPVIRACALNFVIVTEDDSELEMLAGLVDDVTIEHPARIFLVHIDRLAGQPALDSWISARCTMPVPGGKQVCCEQITLTASGTEIHKIPSIVTSLLVADVPSVLLWKPSLDSNDGILHSLLRVVNKVIIDSSENLTPESSLFEWEKIVVSPGQYATFSDLAWTHLTEWRSLVAGAFNPHEMRAALTDINSVKLEYSSTTTPRHSGMSQALLFVSWLAQKLNWTPLDRLRKSDYGKYHGKFGHSDHSIEVVISPASIGNDSRGGMESVIIQTRGNLTLRFATTGHAECVRFTKHDSASPPDELLTVRRRKSEALLVAEELQVNFRDTGYEAALNTFTHICTLPA; encoded by the coding sequence ATGAGACCGGAAGAGAAGACACAATTATTGGGCGAGCCGCGGGAGGTCGATATTGTTGCCATCGAGCGGGAATTGGCGAGCCTCTGGAAAAACGCCGCAGAAGATCCTGGTGACGGGAATTCCGCGCCTGTCATCCGGGCATGCGCTCTTAACTTCGTTATCGTTACGGAAGATGACAGCGAGTTGGAAATGCTTGCAGGACTTGTCGACGATGTTACGATTGAGCATCCTGCGCGCATCTTCCTTGTCCACATTGACCGGCTGGCCGGACAACCGGCCCTTGATTCCTGGATTTCCGCCCGATGCACAATGCCGGTTCCCGGTGGTAAGCAAGTCTGTTGCGAGCAGATCACGCTGACCGCTTCGGGTACTGAAATACACAAAATTCCCAGCATTGTCACATCGTTGCTGGTTGCCGACGTTCCGAGCGTGTTGCTCTGGAAACCGTCGTTGGACTCGAACGATGGCATACTTCATTCGCTTCTTCGTGTTGTCAACAAGGTTATCATCGACTCTTCCGAGAATCTCACTCCAGAATCAAGCTTGTTTGAGTGGGAGAAGATCGTCGTCTCTCCCGGCCAGTACGCGACATTCAGCGACCTTGCATGGACTCATCTCACGGAATGGCGTTCGCTTGTCGCCGGCGCGTTCAATCCGCACGAGATGCGCGCAGCGCTTACGGATATCAATTCAGTCAAGCTTGAATATTCATCCACCACCACTCCACGTCACTCGGGGATGAGTCAGGCGTTGTTGTTTGTGAGTTGGCTTGCGCAAAAACTGAACTGGACGCCCCTGGACCGGCTTCGCAAAAGTGACTACGGCAAATATCACGGCAAATTCGGCCACTCGGATCACAGTATTGAGGTGGTAATCAGTCCTGCTTCTATCGGCAATGATTCCCGGGGCGGCATGGAATCTGTTATCATTCAAACACGAGGCAACCTTACGCTGAGATTTGCAACAACGGGGCATGCGGAATGCGTCCGGTTCACAAAACACGATAGCGCATCACCGCCCGATGAACTGCTGACCGTCCGGAGAAGAAAAAGCGAGGCGTTGTTGGTTGCCGAAGAGCTGCAAGTGAATTTTCGCGACACGGGATATGAGGCGGCACTGAACACGTTCACTCACATCTGCACGCTCCCGGCATGA
- the pgl gene encoding 6-phosphogluconolactonase, whose product MNTRVLCFESAEELHRATASDIIQMLNGAIRTSGQSSLMLSGGTTPGAVYRQLASKPLQSQLDWRAVHVFWGDERCVPPTEKESNYRMAYEALLGHVPIPDQNIHRIRGELTPTTAAEKYEQEIREFFSLNNDDLPRFDVTLLGLGEDGHTASLFPETTILNEASLLVANVYVPKLDAQRISVTYPVLNNSGTVTFIVTGGGKASILRDVLEGDADPYPAGKIRPRNGSLFWYIDRAAGSKLRSL is encoded by the coding sequence ATGAACACACGAGTGTTGTGTTTCGAAAGCGCGGAGGAGCTTCACCGCGCGACGGCAAGCGACATCATTCAGATGCTGAACGGCGCGATTCGGACTTCGGGACAAAGTTCGCTGATGTTGAGCGGAGGGACCACTCCCGGTGCGGTGTACCGGCAACTTGCTTCGAAGCCTCTGCAGTCACAGCTTGACTGGCGTGCCGTGCATGTGTTCTGGGGCGACGAACGATGTGTTCCTCCGACTGAGAAGGAAAGTAACTACCGTATGGCGTACGAGGCACTTCTGGGGCATGTTCCGATTCCCGATCAGAACATTCATCGCATTCGGGGTGAACTCACGCCAACGACTGCCGCAGAGAAATACGAGCAGGAAATAAGGGAGTTCTTTTCTCTCAACAATGATGATCTACCGCGGTTCGATGTCACGTTGTTGGGATTGGGAGAAGACGGCCATACGGCGTCATTGTTTCCCGAAACGACGATCTTGAATGAAGCATCCCTGCTTGTCGCCAATGTATATGTTCCGAAGCTCGATGCCCAACGGATTAGCGTGACGTATCCGGTGTTGAACAACTCCGGAACGGTAACATTCATCGTCACAGGCGGGGGCAAGGCATCAATACTGCGTGATGTACTGGAAGGTGATGCGGACCCCTATCCGGCGGGAAAGATTCGACCGCGAAATGGAAGTCTGTTTTGGTATATTGACAGAGCTGCCGGATCCAAACTCCGCAGTCTGTAG
- a CDS encoding glucokinase produces the protein MILTGDIGGTKTNLACFAVENGKLSRGPVKSYPSKQYSSLTLILKSFQQEMSATIDMASFGIAGPVVNGRCTATNLPWIVDAKDIASAFGLKRAELINDLEATAYGTLRLQENDKLMLNAGMQQPHGAIAVIAAGTGLGEGGLVWTGSRYQALPSEGGHTDFAPRNETEIELLRFLLKKYKRVSYERVISGMGIENLYQFFRTQVGYTEPAWLADEIASGDPAAAISSAGIAGKDEACVKAMELFVSLYAAEAANLGLKLLSTGGLFIGGGIAPKILPLLQQSTFIDSFTSKGRLSGVLKNMPVHVILNDTIALYGAAHYALTMNE, from the coding sequence ATGATTCTGACCGGTGATATCGGGGGAACGAAAACCAATCTCGCATGCTTTGCTGTCGAGAACGGTAAACTGAGCCGGGGGCCTGTCAAGAGCTACCCGAGCAAGCAATACTCCTCCCTGACTCTGATTCTCAAGAGTTTCCAGCAGGAGATGTCGGCTACGATCGACATGGCATCATTCGGGATTGCGGGTCCCGTTGTCAACGGCCGATGCACCGCAACGAACTTGCCCTGGATCGTGGATGCGAAGGACATCGCCTCCGCATTCGGCCTGAAGAGAGCCGAACTCATCAACGACCTTGAAGCGACGGCATACGGGACCCTCCGTTTGCAGGAGAATGACAAGTTGATGCTGAACGCGGGTATGCAACAACCGCACGGAGCCATTGCCGTAATCGCGGCAGGAACAGGTTTGGGCGAAGGCGGACTCGTCTGGACAGGCTCACGCTATCAGGCCTTGCCGTCCGAGGGAGGCCATACGGATTTTGCTCCGCGCAATGAAACCGAAATTGAATTGCTTCGCTTTCTTCTCAAAAAATACAAGCGCGTCAGTTACGAACGCGTGATCTCCGGAATGGGAATCGAGAATCTCTATCAATTCTTCCGGACACAAGTGGGATATACCGAACCCGCATGGCTTGCAGACGAAATTGCCTCGGGCGATCCGGCAGCGGCGATTTCCTCCGCAGGCATTGCTGGGAAAGACGAAGCGTGCGTGAAGGCAATGGAGCTGTTTGTCTCACTCTATGCCGCGGAAGCGGCAAACCTCGGACTCAAGCTTCTCTCCACCGGAGGATTGTTCATTGGCGGCGGCATAGCGCCGAAGATTCTGCCGTTGCTTCAGCAATCAACTTTTATTGACTCGTTCACATCGAAGGGACGTTTGTCCGGTGTACTGAAGAACATGCCGGTTCACGTCATACTGAACGATACGATTGCACTCTACGGTGCCGCCCACTATGCACTGACGATGAATGAATAG
- a CDS encoding MoaD/ThiS family protein — translation MVRVKVKVFGPLKDIVQKDEILLDVPPPHTGDAAFDVLARQLPALQQWRNSVRLAVNFEYVSFDHVVKENDEISFIPPVSGG, via the coding sequence ATGGTACGGGTTAAGGTAAAAGTCTTCGGTCCGCTGAAGGATATTGTTCAGAAGGATGAAATACTGCTCGACGTGCCGCCGCCGCATACTGGAGATGCCGCGTTTGATGTTCTTGCGCGGCAGTTGCCTGCGTTGCAACAGTGGCGCAACAGTGTTCGTCTTGCCGTCAATTTCGAATACGTATCATTCGATCATGTTGTGAAAGAGAATGATGAGATCAGTTTCATTCCTCCGGTAAGTGGAGGATGA
- a CDS encoding YgiT-type zinc finger protein — translation MFECSVCGSNESVQKRVNQVFDVDGKPILVENIPATVCVRCGDATFDVAVGEKIRTMLRGESKPARSIAVDVFDYA, via the coding sequence ATGTTTGAGTGCAGCGTTTGCGGATCGAACGAATCGGTTCAGAAGCGCGTGAACCAGGTATTCGATGTGGATGGAAAGCCGATTCTTGTTGAGAATATTCCAGCGACTGTGTGCGTCCGGTGCGGCGATGCGACGTTTGATGTTGCTGTGGGAGAGAAGATTCGAACGATGCTGCGCGGAGAATCAAAGCCCGCACGTTCAATTGCCGTCGATGTTTTTGACTATGCGTAG
- a CDS encoding molybdenum cofactor biosynthesis protein MoaE, translating to MVSLTPNPIDVSAILGAIQSPQAGGIDCFIGTVRNHAHGKRVKGLEYSAYVPMAEKMMAEIEQDLRKKWILHNVTLVHRIGSLNVGDVAVVTAVSASHRAEAFEACRYAIDRIKEIVPIWKKEIYEEGQAWVVGQHDVDFVGGGEG from the coding sequence ATGGTCTCCCTCACTCCCAATCCCATTGATGTTTCTGCAATTCTCGGCGCCATTCAATCACCGCAGGCAGGCGGCATCGATTGCTTCATCGGCACGGTGCGCAATCACGCACACGGCAAGCGTGTGAAGGGACTCGAATACTCTGCGTACGTTCCGATGGCGGAGAAGATGATGGCGGAGATCGAACAGGATCTCAGAAAGAAATGGATTCTCCATAACGTCACACTTGTGCATCGCATCGGTTCGCTGAACGTAGGAGATGTCGCTGTTGTCACGGCTGTTTCCGCTTCCCACCGCGCTGAAGCATTTGAAGCCTGCCGCTACGCCATCGACCGCATCAAAGAGATTGTGCCGATCTGGAAGAAAGAAATCTACGAAGAAGGACAGGCATGGGTCGTCGGGCAGCATGATGTTGATTTTGTCGGAGGGGGAGAAGGGTGA
- the moaA gene encoding GTP 3',8-cyclase MoaA — MSRQLIDTFGRVVTNLRISVTDRCNFRCSYCMPEEGMEWLKRNQLLTYEEITRLVRIFASLGIHKIRLTGGEPLMRKEVWRLVAMLKKVDGINDIALTTNGYFLAGQAQRLADAGLNRINVSLDSLSPGLFADLVRRDYFSKTWEGIEAADRAGLHPIKLNVVLIRGVNDGEILKFAELARTRGFVIRFIEFMPIGKDDGWALDKVVPTHEVLENINSTFRLIPMPHPNGKSPAERYMFADGKGEIGFISSVSQPFCGDCDRVRVTSDGKFRTCLFSLVETDLRGMLRGGADDEEIADALVHAVWKKEEGHLINQPGFVRPERTMSQIGG, encoded by the coding sequence GTGAGCAGGCAACTCATCGACACGTTCGGCCGCGTTGTGACGAACCTTCGCATTTCCGTCACCGATCGATGCAACTTCCGCTGCTCCTACTGCATGCCCGAAGAGGGAATGGAATGGCTGAAGCGGAACCAACTTCTCACCTACGAAGAAATCACGCGTCTCGTTCGCATCTTTGCGTCTCTCGGTATTCACAAAATCCGCCTCACAGGGGGCGAGCCGCTGATGCGCAAAGAAGTGTGGCGGCTTGTCGCGATGCTGAAGAAAGTTGATGGTATCAACGATATTGCGTTGACGACGAACGGCTATTTTCTTGCCGGGCAGGCGCAACGCCTCGCTGACGCCGGGCTGAACCGGATTAACGTGAGTCTCGATTCTCTCTCTCCCGGACTCTTCGCAGATCTCGTCCGGCGGGATTACTTCAGCAAGACGTGGGAAGGAATTGAAGCAGCCGACCGTGCCGGGCTTCATCCGATCAAGCTCAATGTTGTACTCATTCGTGGAGTGAATGATGGCGAGATACTGAAGTTCGCCGAACTCGCCCGGACCCGCGGGTTTGTTATTCGCTTCATCGAATTCATGCCCATCGGAAAGGATGATGGCTGGGCATTGGACAAGGTTGTGCCGACGCACGAAGTTCTTGAGAACATCAATTCCACCTTCCGTCTCATTCCGATGCCGCACCCGAACGGCAAATCGCCCGCCGAGAGGTACATGTTTGCAGACGGCAAAGGCGAAATCGGATTCATCAGCTCGGTCAGTCAACCGTTCTGCGGCGATTGCGACCGCGTTCGCGTGACGAGTGACGGGAAGTTTCGTACGTGTTTGTTCTCACTTGTCGAAACAGATTTGCGCGGAATGCTTCGCGGCGGAGCGGATGATGAAGAGATTGCCGACGCCCTTGTTCATGCGGTGTGGAAGAAAGAAGAGGGTCATCTCATCAACCAACCCGGCTTTGTTCGTCCCGAACGGACAATGAGTCAGATCGGAGGATAG
- a CDS encoding type II toxin-antitoxin system RelE/ParE family toxin codes for MTVHWTATAESHLQGIHDYIAQTSPRYALRWVDRLTRRTQQIAVFPLSGRVVHGARQILPTE; via the coding sequence ATGACGGTTCATTGGACTGCCACCGCGGAGAGTCACCTTCAGGGGATTCACGACTACATCGCGCAGACATCTCCGCGCTATGCACTCCGGTGGGTTGACAGGCTCACCCGGCGGACTCAACAAATTGCAGTGTTTCCACTATCCGGGCGCGTTGTTCACGGGGCTCGACAGATTCTACCGACCGAATAG